In Streptococcus uberis, a single window of DNA contains:
- a CDS encoding GNAT family N-acetyltransferase, with protein MDIQRIREEDNADISVIIKASLEAVGLNIPGTAYTDPQLNDLFHYYQNQDRAAYFIALDNDKVIGGVGFGPVTDSICELQKCYVKASERNQGVGQELLKHVINEAKRNGFKYMYLESSHLLQEAIPFYEKNGFRSLNKPLPNQQNHHAMDIWMLKEISKSC; from the coding sequence ATGGATATTCAAAGGATTAGAGAAGAAGATAATGCTGACATTTCTGTAATTATCAAAGCTTCTTTAGAAGCTGTCGGCTTAAATATTCCAGGGACTGCCTATACGGATCCGCAACTGAACGATTTATTCCATTACTATCAGAATCAAGATAGAGCTGCCTATTTTATAGCCTTGGATAATGATAAGGTGATTGGTGGAGTGGGATTTGGTCCTGTTACAGATTCTATTTGTGAACTGCAAAAATGTTATGTTAAGGCGTCAGAGCGAAACCAGGGCGTCGGTCAAGAACTACTCAAACATGTCATCAATGAAGCCAAACGAAATGGTTTCAAATACATGTATCTTGAATCATCGCATTTATTGCAAGAAGCAATTCCCTTTTACGAAAAAAATGGCTTTCGTAGTCTTAACAAACCATTACCAAATCAGCAAAATCACCATGCAATGGATATTTGGATGCTTAAAGAGATTTCAAAAAGTTGCTAA
- a CDS encoding ABC transporter ATP-binding protein → MKSRHVFMRLWFYLKPYKMSILLAFFLKVLSVVMSVLEPFVLGLAITEIGNNLIAIAKGVEGASMNYSYIAAILALYFVRALFFEIGSFGANYFMTKVVQASIKDLRSALSQKINKIPISYFDKHQFGDLLGRFTSDVDSVSNALQQSFLQMVNAILTIVLALAMTFYIDSGLSLILLLAVPLIYFSSQFVLKRSQPYFKEQAKVLGEMNAFVQERLTGFTVLKLYGREETSINEFHDITNKLEKVGFKASFISGLMMPVLHFISDSVYLVIALVAGLKVLAGKLTIGNMQAFVQYTWQISQPIQTMTQLAPMIQSAKSSLERIFDVLDEADDLSMEKFVLTKPLSGQVSFKNVNFSYRANQELIKDFNLEVSPGEMVAIVGPTGAGKTTLINLLMRFYDVTSGSITVDGYDIRDLSRKDYRRQFGMVLQDAWLFGASIKENLQFGNLEASDTDIIDAAKTANVDHFIRTLPGGYDMVINQESSNISLGQKQLLTIARALLANPKILILDEATSSVDTRLELLIQKAMKVLMQGRTSFVIAHRLSTIQEADKILVLKDGRIIEQGNHQSLLEQNGFYSELYHSQFKNAQ, encoded by the coding sequence ATGAAATCAAGACATGTTTTTATGCGATTATGGTTTTATTTAAAACCATATAAAATGTCAATTCTACTCGCATTTTTTCTAAAAGTACTGAGTGTTGTCATGAGTGTGTTAGAACCTTTTGTTTTAGGATTAGCCATTACTGAAATTGGGAATAACTTAATAGCAATAGCTAAAGGAGTAGAAGGTGCTTCTATGAATTACTCTTATATAGCTGCGATATTAGCTCTTTATTTCGTTCGAGCCCTCTTTTTTGAAATAGGTTCCTTTGGAGCTAATTATTTCATGACAAAAGTTGTTCAAGCCTCTATAAAAGATTTACGCTCAGCGCTGAGCCAAAAAATTAATAAAATTCCCATTTCTTATTTTGACAAACATCAATTTGGTGATTTGCTAGGGCGATTCACCTCGGACGTCGATAGTGTTTCAAATGCCCTACAGCAATCCTTTCTTCAAATGGTTAACGCTATATTAACCATAGTCTTAGCGCTTGCTATGACATTTTACATTGATTCTGGATTGTCATTAATATTATTACTAGCAGTCCCTTTGATTTATTTTTCTAGTCAATTTGTCCTCAAAAGGTCTCAACCTTATTTTAAAGAACAAGCAAAGGTATTGGGTGAGATGAATGCCTTTGTTCAAGAACGTTTGACTGGGTTTACCGTTTTAAAATTGTATGGTCGTGAAGAAACTAGTATTAATGAATTTCACGATATCACAAATAAGTTAGAAAAAGTTGGATTTAAAGCTAGTTTCATTTCTGGATTGATGATGCCGGTTTTACATTTCATTTCTGATTCTGTTTATTTGGTGATAGCTTTAGTGGCTGGCTTAAAAGTATTAGCAGGAAAACTAACCATTGGGAATATGCAAGCCTTTGTACAATATACTTGGCAAATCAGTCAACCTATTCAAACAATGACCCAATTGGCTCCAATGATTCAAAGTGCCAAATCATCATTAGAAAGGATTTTTGATGTTTTAGATGAAGCAGATGACTTGTCAATGGAGAAGTTTGTTTTGACCAAACCTTTATCTGGACAGGTTTCTTTTAAAAATGTTAACTTTTCTTATCGAGCAAATCAGGAATTAATAAAAGATTTTAATTTGGAAGTTAGTCCTGGTGAGATGGTTGCTATTGTTGGACCAACAGGAGCTGGAAAAACAACCTTAATCAATTTACTGATGCGTTTTTACGATGTGACCTCTGGGTCAATTACTGTTGATGGCTATGATATTAGAGACTTATCTCGAAAGGATTATCGTCGTCAATTTGGTATGGTTTTACAAGATGCTTGGCTTTTCGGAGCGAGTATTAAAGAGAACCTTCAGTTTGGAAACTTAGAAGCTAGCGACACTGACATCATTGATGCAGCAAAAACAGCTAATGTTGATCATTTTATCAGAACCTTGCCAGGAGGTTATGATATGGTTATTAATCAAGAGTCCTCTAACATTTCCTTAGGACAAAAACAACTGTTAACCATTGCAAGAGCGCTTTTGGCTAACCCGAAAATTTTAATTTTAGATGAGGCAACTTCATCTGTAGATACACGTCTGGAATTATTAATTCAAAAAGCTATGAAAGTTTTGATGCAAGGAAGAACAAGTTTTGTGATAGCTCATCGCTTATCTACAATACAAGAAGCTGATAAAATCTTGGTTTTGAAAGATGGTCGTATCATAGAACAAGGGAATCATCAGAGCCTTTTGGAACAAAATGGTTTTTACAGTGAACTTTATCATAGTCAGTTTAAAAATGCTCAGTAA
- the gdhA gene encoding NADP-specific glutamate dehydrogenase, with amino-acid sequence MISGKEYVTSVFEKVKKENAHEEEFLQAVEEVFQSLIPVFDKYPKYIEENILERLVEPERVVSFRVPWVDDKGQVQVNRGYRVQFSSAIGPYKGGLRFHPSVNQSIVKFLGFEQILKNSLTGQPIGGGKGGSNFDPKGKSDQEVMRFTQSFMTELQKYIGPDLDVPAGDIGVGGREIGYLFGQYKRLNGYQNGVLTGKGLTYGGSLVRTEATGYGVVYFAEQMLKSVGESFTGKRAIVSGSGNVAIYAIEKLQELGAVVVAASDSSGYIYDEEGINLKTLKWIKEENRNRISTYLEKHPNATFISSDTGKKIWSIKADLAFPCATQNELDEKDAQVLIENGLLAVSEGANMPSTLKAISIFQEAGILFGPAKAANAGGVAVSALEMAQNSGRTSWSFDEVDAKLYDIMKTIYENASESAKEYGQEGNLVLGANIAGFLKVAEAMSAQGII; translated from the coding sequence ATGATAAGTGGAAAAGAATATGTAACATCTGTATTTGAAAAAGTAAAAAAAGAAAATGCTCACGAGGAAGAATTTTTACAAGCTGTAGAAGAGGTCTTTCAATCTCTTATTCCTGTTTTTGATAAATACCCTAAATATATAGAAGAAAATATTTTAGAAAGACTTGTTGAACCGGAAAGAGTGGTTTCATTTAGAGTACCTTGGGTTGATGATAAAGGACAGGTTCAAGTCAATAGAGGATACCGTGTTCAGTTTTCTTCTGCAATCGGTCCTTATAAAGGTGGCTTACGTTTTCATCCTTCAGTTAATCAATCTATTGTTAAATTTTTAGGCTTTGAGCAAATTTTAAAGAATTCATTGACAGGACAACCAATTGGTGGAGGCAAGGGTGGTTCAAATTTTGATCCAAAAGGAAAATCAGACCAAGAGGTTATGCGTTTTACACAAAGCTTTATGACAGAACTTCAGAAGTATATTGGTCCTGATTTAGACGTCCCTGCAGGTGATATTGGTGTAGGTGGTCGAGAAATAGGTTACCTTTTTGGACAATATAAACGCTTAAATGGCTATCAAAATGGCGTTTTAACTGGTAAAGGATTAACTTATGGTGGATCACTGGTGCGTACAGAAGCGACTGGTTATGGAGTGGTTTATTTTGCTGAACAAATGCTTAAATCTGTAGGAGAAAGCTTTACTGGGAAAAGAGCAATCGTTTCTGGATCAGGTAATGTTGCTATTTATGCTATTGAGAAATTACAAGAACTTGGTGCGGTAGTTGTTGCTGCATCTGATTCATCTGGTTATATTTATGATGAAGAGGGTATTAATTTAAAAACATTGAAATGGATTAAAGAAGAAAATCGTAACCGTATTTCAACTTATCTGGAAAAACATCCAAATGCGACATTTATTAGTTCAGATACTGGTAAGAAAATTTGGTCCATTAAGGCTGACTTAGCATTCCCTTGTGCAACGCAAAACGAATTAGACGAAAAGGATGCTCAAGTCCTTATTGAAAATGGCCTTTTAGCTGTTTCTGAAGGAGCCAATATGCCTTCAACCTTAAAAGCCATTTCGATATTCCAAGAAGCAGGTATACTTTTTGGTCCTGCAAAAGCAGCCAATGCTGGTGGTGTAGCTGTTTCTGCCTTAGAAATGGCTCAAAATAGTGGTAGAACATCGTGGTCATTTGATGAAGTGGATGCTAAATTGTATGACATCATGAAAACCATTTATGAAAATGCTTCTGAATCAGCAAAAGAGTATGGTCAAGAAGGGAATTTAGTTCTTGGTGCAAATATTGCAGGATTCCTGAAAGTAGCAGAAGCTATGTCTGCTCAAGGAATTATTTAG
- the dapB gene encoding 4-hydroxy-tetrahydrodipicolinate reductase: MGIRIIIAGYRGKMGSTALSMAQNEEDFEVVALLDPNAKEKEFQGIPVYNLKEDLKTIDAEVWVDFTHPEVAFENTHFAIEQGFAPVVGTTGFTSKEIENLIQLSSDKNIGGLIAPNFAIGALLLMEFAERAAKYFPNVEIIELHHDQKKDAPSGTALKTAEVISKERQEITQGHPDEVESLPGARGANYQGMHIHSVRLPGLVAHQEVLFGGPGEGLTLRHDSYDRQSFMQGVKIGIREVVKRNQLVYGLEKLL; this comes from the coding sequence ATGGGTATCAGAATTATCATAGCAGGTTATCGAGGTAAAATGGGTTCGACAGCTCTCTCCATGGCACAAAACGAAGAGGACTTTGAAGTAGTAGCCTTATTGGATCCTAATGCGAAGGAAAAGGAATTTCAAGGTATTCCTGTTTATAATCTAAAAGAGGATTTAAAAACAATTGATGCAGAGGTCTGGGTGGATTTTACCCATCCTGAAGTTGCTTTTGAAAACACACATTTTGCAATTGAACAAGGCTTTGCACCTGTCGTTGGGACAACAGGATTCACAAGTAAAGAGATTGAGAACTTAATCCAACTGTCATCTGATAAAAACATAGGTGGTCTTATTGCACCAAATTTTGCAATTGGAGCTTTATTACTAATGGAGTTTGCAGAAAGAGCAGCTAAGTATTTTCCAAATGTTGAAATTATTGAACTACACCACGATCAGAAAAAAGATGCACCAAGTGGGACTGCTTTAAAAACTGCAGAAGTGATTTCAAAAGAACGTCAGGAAATAACTCAGGGGCATCCTGATGAAGTCGAAAGCTTGCCAGGAGCACGTGGTGCCAATTACCAGGGGATGCACATTCATAGTGTTCGCTTGCCAGGATTAGTTGCTCATCAAGAAGTGCTTTTTGGTGGACCTGGAGAAGGGTTGACCTTAAGACATGATTCTTATGACCGACAGTCCTTTATGCAAGGGGTTAAGATCGGAATAAGAGAAGTTGTTAAACGAAATCAATTGGTATACGGATTAGAGAAACTATTATGA
- a CDS encoding CCA tRNA nucleotidyltransferase, whose product MKLMKLPSEFQKALPILKKIKEAGFEAYFVGGGVRDILLDRPIHDVDIATSSYPEETKAIFSRTVDIGIEHGTVLVLENDAEYEITTFRTEDIYVDYRRPSNVSFVRSLEEDLKRRDFTVNALALDETGQVIDKFHGLQDLKRKELRAVGKAEERFQEDALRIMRGFRFAASLDFKIEDETFEAMKTHAHLLQKISVERSFIELDKLFMAPNWKLGLTYFIEAQAYNYLPGLENRQSELTGMMDHFDAHFVFDSSEQAWANMIIALSLDKEKAFLKSWKTSNDFQKQVTQIVTLYRKRESALLSKMDLYVYGKEAAILSENLRKAKGLPTDFNHMMRTYDDLTIYDKHEIVVNGRYLMEKLNMKAGPQLGHLLKKVEKAIVEGTLANKVGDIEAFIMKELENE is encoded by the coding sequence ATGAAATTAATGAAACTGCCTTCTGAATTTCAGAAGGCTTTACCAATATTAAAGAAAATAAAAGAAGCTGGTTTTGAAGCCTATTTTGTAGGTGGCGGAGTACGCGATATCTTATTAGATAGACCAATTCACGATGTTGATATTGCTACAAGCTCATATCCTGAAGAAACAAAAGCTATTTTTTCTCGCACAGTTGATATTGGTATTGAACATGGAACAGTTCTTGTTTTAGAAAATGATGCGGAATATGAGATAACAACATTTAGGACTGAGGATATCTATGTGGACTATCGCAGACCGAGTAATGTCTCTTTTGTCCGCTCATTGGAAGAAGATTTAAAAAGACGTGATTTTACAGTTAATGCTTTAGCCTTGGACGAAACTGGTCAGGTTATCGATAAATTTCATGGTTTACAGGATTTAAAACGAAAAGAACTCAGGGCTGTTGGAAAAGCCGAAGAACGTTTTCAAGAAGATGCTTTACGGATTATGCGAGGTTTCCGGTTTGCAGCAAGCTTAGATTTTAAAATCGAAGATGAAACATTCGAAGCCATGAAAACACATGCACACTTATTGCAAAAAATTTCTGTCGAACGCTCTTTTATCGAGTTGGATAAACTCTTTATGGCTCCAAACTGGAAACTCGGTTTGACTTATTTCATTGAAGCACAAGCTTATAACTATTTACCAGGTCTTGAAAATAGACAAAGCGAATTGACAGGTATGATGGACCATTTCGATGCACATTTTGTTTTTGATTCAAGTGAACAAGCTTGGGCTAATATGATTATTGCATTGTCATTGGATAAAGAAAAGGCATTCTTAAAAAGTTGGAAGACCTCAAATGACTTTCAAAAACAGGTGACACAGATTGTGACCCTGTATCGAAAAAGGGAGAGCGCTTTGTTAAGCAAAATGGATCTTTATGTGTATGGAAAAGAAGCTGCTATTTTAAGTGAAAACCTTAGAAAAGCTAAAGGTCTACCAACTGACTTTAATCATATGATGAGGACTTACGATGACTTAACCATTTATGATAAACATGAGATAGTGGTAAATGGGCGTTACCTGATGGAAAAACTGAACATGAAAGCTGGCCCTCAATTGGGTCACCTCTTAAAAAAGGTTGAAAAGGCTATTGTGGAAGGAACCTTAGCAAACAAGGTAGGTGACATTGAAGCTTTTATTATGAAGGAGTTGGAAAATGAGTGA
- a CDS encoding ABC transporter ATP-binding protein, with protein MSLLWTYLKKRHHLLFLNGLGAILFVIVNLGLPTILARMIDEGLVLNNEKSLYFWAFIMVIVVLLGVVGRIILSYASSRLTTGMIKELRNDMFHKLQDYSHTEYEKIGVSSLVTRITNDAFILMQFAEMALRLGVITPLMMIFSVIMILLTSPSLAWIVAVSMPFLIIVVLYVAIKTKPLSEKQQKTLDDLNQLVRENLTGLRVIRAFAREDFQEERFSEKNSAYAQTSKKLFVLTGLTEPLFVQIIIAMIVAIVWFALEPLSLGVFKLGDLVAFIEYSFHAMFAFLIFANLFNMYPRMTVSSQRIQEVLDMPVSISKNEDGVKESQTHGYLEFENVTFSYPGETESPVISNISFSAKPGETIAFIGSTGSGKSSLVNLIPRFYDVTFGRILVDGIDVRDYELKALRSKIGFIPQKALLFTGTIEENIKYGKEQATDQEIHKASEISQAREFIESKKEGFQTHLAEGGSNLSGGQKQRLSIARALVKNPDIYIFDDSFSALDYKTDAEVRKRLKEVTGDATVIIVAQRVGTIMDADQIIVLDQGQIVGKGTHEELLKTNDIYHEIANSQLNHGQKESEVAE; from the coding sequence ATGTCTTTATTATGGACTTATTTAAAAAAACGTCATCATTTACTTTTTTTGAATGGCCTAGGTGCCATCCTTTTTGTCATTGTTAATTTAGGTTTGCCAACAATTTTGGCTAGGATGATTGATGAAGGTCTTGTCTTAAATAATGAGAAATCGTTATATTTTTGGGCATTTATTATGGTAATTGTCGTCCTCCTTGGTGTTGTTGGAAGAATTATTTTATCATACGCCTCTAGTCGTTTAACAACGGGCATGATTAAAGAACTTAGAAATGACATGTTTCATAAGCTTCAAGATTATTCTCATACGGAATATGAAAAAATTGGTGTTTCTTCCTTGGTAACACGTATTACCAATGACGCTTTTATTCTAATGCAGTTTGCTGAGATGGCACTCCGATTGGGGGTAATTACTCCTTTAATGATGATTTTTTCAGTCATCATGATTTTATTAACAAGCCCTTCTTTAGCTTGGATTGTTGCAGTTTCAATGCCCTTTTTGATCATCGTTGTTCTCTATGTTGCTATTAAAACCAAGCCATTATCAGAAAAACAACAAAAAACATTAGATGATCTGAATCAGTTGGTCAGAGAAAATTTAACTGGTCTGAGAGTCATCCGAGCATTTGCAAGAGAAGACTTTCAAGAAGAACGATTCTCAGAAAAAAATTCAGCTTACGCTCAAACATCAAAAAAGCTATTTGTCCTAACTGGATTAACGGAACCCTTATTTGTGCAAATTATTATTGCTATGATTGTGGCTATTGTTTGGTTTGCATTAGAACCGCTTTCTTTAGGAGTATTTAAGCTAGGTGATTTAGTTGCTTTTATTGAATATAGCTTTCATGCCATGTTTGCCTTTTTGATTTTTGCAAATCTTTTTAATATGTACCCAAGAATGACAGTTTCTAGTCAGAGAATTCAAGAGGTATTAGACATGCCTGTCTCCATATCGAAAAATGAAGATGGTGTCAAAGAAAGTCAAACCCATGGTTATTTAGAGTTTGAAAATGTCACCTTTTCCTATCCTGGTGAGACAGAGTCTCCTGTCATCTCCAATATTTCATTTTCAGCTAAGCCTGGAGAAACTATTGCCTTTATTGGTTCAACTGGATCAGGTAAATCGTCTCTTGTAAACCTTATTCCGCGTTTTTATGATGTGACCTTTGGCCGCATTTTGGTGGATGGAATAGATGTCAGAGACTATGAGCTCAAGGCTTTGCGGTCAAAAATTGGTTTTATCCCTCAAAAAGCATTATTGTTTACTGGTACCATAGAAGAGAACATCAAATATGGTAAAGAGCAAGCAACTGATCAAGAAATTCATAAAGCTAGTGAGATTTCCCAGGCTAGAGAATTTATTGAAAGTAAAAAAGAAGGATTTCAAACCCATCTTGCTGAAGGAGGAAGTAATCTTTCAGGTGGTCAAAAGCAACGCTTATCCATTGCGCGTGCGTTGGTTAAAAATCCTGATATCTATATTTTTGATGATTCCTTTTCTGCTTTAGATTATAAAACAGATGCTGAAGTTCGTAAACGCTTGAAAGAAGTCACCGGTGATGCGACGGTCATCATTGTCGCTCAACGTGTTGGAACTATTATGGATGCTGATCAGATTATTGTTTTAGATCAAGGTCAAATCGTTGGTAAAGGCACACACGAAGAGCTTCTAAAAACAAATGACATCTATCATGAAATAGCTAACTCCCAATTGAATCATGGTCAGAAAGAAAGTGAGGTAGCAGAATGA
- a CDS encoding peptide deformylase, whose product MIRDIVKDPLFLQQKSVLATKEDIKIGTDLLDTLAYHRENCLGMAANMIGESKRIIIISMGFVDLVMFNPMIISKKDSFHAEESCLSLSGSRKTTRYKEIKVDYLDHHWMKKSLTLTGLPAQVCQHELDHLEGILI is encoded by the coding sequence GTGATAAGAGATATTGTAAAAGATCCCCTGTTCTTACAGCAAAAATCTGTTCTTGCTACAAAAGAGGATATCAAGATTGGAACAGATTTACTTGATACATTAGCCTACCATCGAGAAAATTGTCTTGGAATGGCAGCTAACATGATTGGAGAGTCCAAGCGTATTATTATTATTTCCATGGGTTTTGTAGACTTAGTCATGTTTAATCCTATGATTATCAGTAAAAAAGATTCATTTCATGCGGAAGAGTCCTGTTTATCTTTGAGTGGGTCCCGGAAAACAACACGCTATAAAGAAATTAAAGTAGACTATTTAGATCATCATTGGATGAAAAAATCGTTAACTTTAACAGGTTTGCCAGCACAAGTTTGTCAACATGAATTAGACCATTTAGAGGGTATTTTAATATAA
- a CDS encoding ABC-F family ATP-binding cassette domain-containing protein, which produces MSDFLVESLSKTVGDKTVFQDISFIIHENDRIGIIGVNGTGKTTLLDVISEKIGFDGDVSPFSKPNHYKIAYLTQNPQFQEDKSVLETVLSSDLPEMTVIREYETLMSSYTEQEQERLEYLISEMDRLDAWSVESDVKTVLSRLGIVELNQKVSQLSGGMRRRVQLAQVLLGNSDLLLLDEPTNHLDIETIAWLTNYLKTSKKTVLFITHDRYFLDSIATRIFELDRAMLREYQGNYQDYVRQKAEQDERDAASFHKKKQLYKQELAWMRTQPQARATKQQARINRFNVLKEDLSLTNTKEELDINFETSRIGKKVIQFENVSFGYTSDKPLIQDFNIIIQNKDRIGIIGDNGVGKSTLMHLINGELKPDTGKVDIGETIKVGYFSQQIKDMDGSKRVISYLQEVADEVKTSHGTTSISELLEQFLFPRSSHGSLIAKLSGGEKKRLYLLKILLEKPNVLLLDEPTNDLDIATLTVLENFLSTFNGPVITVSHDRYFLDKVANKLLVFENGKINVFFGNYSDYLDDKAFQENLPVLKAKKAPKMEAKILSDKKRMSYLEKQEWAMIEDTIAELEGDIEIVEAEMLTVGSDYGKLADLQKTLDQLNQQLLEKYERFEYLSQLEE; this is translated from the coding sequence ATGAGTGATTTTTTAGTAGAAAGTCTTAGCAAGACGGTTGGTGATAAGACTGTCTTTCAAGATATTTCTTTCATCATACATGAGAATGATCGTATTGGCATAATTGGTGTCAATGGGACAGGTAAAACGACTCTTTTAGATGTGATTTCAGAAAAAATTGGATTTGATGGCGATGTTTCCCCATTTTCAAAACCAAATCACTATAAAATAGCTTATTTGACACAAAATCCTCAATTTCAAGAAGACAAGTCCGTTCTTGAAACAGTTCTATCCTCTGACTTACCTGAGATGACTGTCATTCGGGAATACGAGACATTGATGTCATCATATACTGAGCAAGAACAAGAACGGTTGGAATACTTGATATCGGAAATGGACCGTTTAGACGCATGGTCTGTTGAAAGTGATGTAAAAACTGTTCTCAGTAGGCTTGGTATAGTTGAACTTAACCAAAAAGTGAGCCAATTATCTGGTGGCATGAGAAGAAGAGTTCAATTAGCTCAAGTTTTACTAGGTAATTCAGATTTACTTTTGCTGGATGAACCGACTAACCATTTAGATATTGAAACAATTGCTTGGTTGACAAACTATTTGAAAACGAGTAAAAAAACCGTTTTATTTATTACTCATGATCGTTATTTTTTAGATAGTATTGCAACGCGTATTTTTGAACTTGATCGGGCAATGTTAAGGGAATATCAAGGAAATTACCAGGATTATGTTCGACAAAAAGCAGAGCAAGATGAGAGAGATGCTGCTTCTTTTCACAAGAAAAAACAATTGTATAAACAAGAACTGGCTTGGATGCGGACGCAACCTCAAGCTAGAGCTACGAAACAGCAAGCTCGTATTAATCGTTTTAATGTCTTAAAAGAGGATCTTTCCTTAACAAATACAAAGGAAGAGCTTGATATCAATTTTGAAACCAGTCGTATTGGAAAAAAAGTCATTCAATTTGAAAATGTTTCATTTGGCTATACGAGTGACAAACCTTTGATTCAAGACTTTAATATCATTATCCAAAATAAAGATCGAATTGGAATAATTGGAGATAACGGGGTTGGTAAATCCACCTTAATGCATCTCATCAATGGGGAATTAAAACCTGATACAGGAAAAGTAGATATTGGTGAAACGATTAAAGTTGGCTACTTTTCACAACAGATTAAAGATATGGATGGATCAAAACGTGTCATTAGCTATTTACAAGAGGTGGCTGATGAAGTTAAGACCAGTCATGGCACAACCAGTATTAGTGAACTGCTAGAGCAATTTTTGTTTCCAAGGTCTAGCCACGGCAGTTTAATTGCAAAATTATCGGGAGGCGAGAAGAAACGCCTATACCTTTTAAAAATATTATTGGAAAAACCAAACGTTCTTTTGTTAGATGAACCAACAAACGATTTGGATATAGCGACTTTAACAGTCTTGGAGAATTTTTTATCAACCTTTAATGGACCAGTGATTACGGTTAGTCATGATCGTTATTTCTTGGATAAAGTGGCTAATAAATTATTAGTCTTTGAGAACGGGAAAATTAATGTCTTTTTTGGTAACTATAGTGACTATTTGGATGATAAAGCCTTTCAGGAAAATCTTCCCGTTCTAAAAGCCAAAAAAGCCCCTAAAATGGAAGCTAAAATCCTATCAGATAAAAAACGCATGTCATATCTTGAAAAACAGGAATGGGCCATGATTGAAGATACTATTGCTGAATTAGAAGGTGACATTGAAATTGTTGAAGCTGAAATGTTAACAGTTGGAAGTGATTATGGAAAATTAGCTGATTTACAAAAAACCTTAGATCAACTGAATCAACAATTGTTAGAAAAATATGAACGATTTGAATACTTAAGTCAGTTAGAGGAATAA